The following proteins come from a genomic window of Ictalurus furcatus strain D&B chromosome 26, Billie_1.0, whole genome shotgun sequence:
- the LOC128602050 gene encoding interferon-induced protein 44-like, translated as MLSWVTSWFGSSKETNSSPPRSNVETVNSSLKTNSSPPRSNVESVKSSLKFDKPWRIMPWGNKDSLGEKLRNFKLCSSDVKFVRILVVGEVGAGKSSFINSVNNAFQERITCGALVDTTSGTSFTKIYKTHHIKGKDGSHLPFVFNDIMGLESADGQGAHVQDIITALKGFLEEGYKFNPATPVSEKDSNYKTNPKASDQTFCLVNVIAANKVSLMNQKLIQKMKRIREVASEYNLPQVIIVTKVDEACPLVKDDLRKVYTSKKIKVKMQECSNLLGIPLSHIFPVKNYHEEVDTNDDMDVLILKALEQIVHLASDALENQNPSENSE; from the exons aTGCTATCATGGGTTACCTCTTGGTTTGGCTCATCAAAGG AAACAAATTCCAGCCCTCCACGTTCCAATGTTGAGACAGTCAATTCATCACTCA AAACAAATTCCAGCCCTCCACGTTCCAATGTTGAGTCAGTCAAGTCATCACTCA aattTGATAAGCCATGGAGGATAATGCCTTGGGG gAACAAAGACAGTTTAGGAGAGAAACTGAGGAACTTTAAGCTCTGCAGTTCTGATGTTAAGTTTGTCAGGATTCTGGTTGTTGGTGAAGTTGGAGCGGGAAAGTCCAGCTTTATAAATTCAGTCAATAATGCTTTCCAAGAGCGAATCACCTGTGGGGCTCTTGTTGATACAACATCTGGAACCAGTTTCACAAAAATT TACAAAACCCATCATATCAAGGGGAAGGACGGCTCCCATTTACCTTTTGTGTTCAATGACATCATGGGACTTGAATCTGCCGATGGACAAGGCGCACATGTACAGGACATCATCACAGCCTTAAAGGGGTTTCTTGAGGAAGGATATAAA TTTAATCCTGCTACTCCTGTGTCTGAGAAGGACTCCAACTACAAAACAAATCCCAAAGCTTCTGATCAAACCTTCTGCCTGGTCAATGTTATAGCTGCAAACAAAGTGTCACTCATGAACCAAAAGCTTATTCAAAAGATGAAACGGATCCGTGAGGTGGCTTCAGAGTATA ATTTGCCTCAAGTTATCATCGTGACAAAAGTGGATGAAGCCTGTCCACTGGTTAAAGATGACCTAAGAAAGGTGTACACCAGCAAGAAGATCAAAGTAAAG ATGCAGGAGTGTAGTAATCTGCTGGGTATTCCACTGAGCCACATCTTCCCTGTGAAGAACTACCATGAGGAGGTGGATACGAACGATGACATGGATGTTCTGATCCTCAAGGCACTCGAGCAGATTGTGCATCTCGCCAGTGATGCTCTGGAAAACCAAAACCCTAGTGAGAACTCTGagtga
- the LOC128602053 gene encoding interferon-induced protein 44-like, which translates to MGLQDTGTSGIHTDDIITAMQGHVRENYTFNPVSPLRDGNPWYNNAPTLNDKVHCLVSVMSAQTLPVMYDSVIKSIKDVREKASALDVRMP; encoded by the exons ATGGGGCTTCAAGATACGGGGACATCTGGAATCCacactgatgacatcattaCTGCTATGCAGGGCCACGTGAGAGAGAACTATACG TTTAATCCTGTGTCTCCTTTACGAGATGGTAATCCATGGTACAATAACGCCCCCACTCTGAATGATAAAGTTCACTGTCTGGTGAGCGTTATGTCAGCACAAACCCTCCCTGTCATGTATGATTCTGTCATCAAGAGCATTAAGGATGTCAGGGAAAAGGCCAGTGCCCTTG aTGTACGAATGCCGTGA